The stretch of DNA aaaaacaattaaagaattCCAAATTCACATTTCTCTTAATAATTAGTTTGTTCAAACTAATATATTCTTTACGGCATGATAAGTTCGCTTTCTATTTTGTAGATCAGTGAAAGGATATCCCTTTGTAGAAGGCGTGTCAAACATAATGAAGGGCATCCTAGAATGTGATTTTTcacaaatttcttcaaacataCTCAAGAACGATTTTATGCTTCGCTCTAGACAGACTGCCGAGTTTTATACATGTTTCAGAAAAAATGAAACATCTACAGAAAATTtccaaaaatgtttgaaattactgACAAACAAATGTGAACAATCTTCACTTCGAGTTGTTAAAACAATAAGAATGACAACTGAGTTGGCTGTAACATTACTGTCAACTTTACCCAATTTGAAAATAGTATATCTGGTCAGAGACCCGAGGGCAATAATCCAATCTAGAATTATGCTTAATCTCGTTGTTGAACACAATATACAGACGGAATCTACCGAACTCTGTAACAGAATGGATAAAGACATGTATTTCATTGAAATATCAACGATGAAGAACAGGATACACATTGTGCGATATGAAAAATTTGCAAGACATATAGTATCTGAGGCAAAGGAATTATTCAAATTTGTTGATAGTGACTTTCATAATGATATTGTAAAATGGATCGAACACAACTCtgttaaatctacaaattttaaccCATATTCTACGTCGCAAAACTCTACGGAATCCGTAGGTCGATGGCTAACGCAAATTAAACGTGAAACTGCCAAAAAGGTTGACGAATCTTGCGTAAACTTATACAAAGTCTTTGGCTATACAGAATTTGATGATTTGATAGAGAAGTAAAATTGATATATGACAtatataatttgatttatttttttaacagatcTATTTTAATAATTGGTC from Mytilus edulis unplaced genomic scaffold, xbMytEdul2.2 SCAFFOLD_1131, whole genome shotgun sequence encodes:
- the LOC139509650 gene encoding carbohydrate sulfotransferase 1-like, translating into MIILNLLFGYTLIFSITCIHAKPPELKLPSKKSVTQVLLIGQMRSGSSFTGELFNQHPEAFYMFEPLRSLLQANITDKTISYELGCQSVKGYPFVEGVSNIMKGILECDFSQISSNILKNDFMLRSRQTAEFYTCFRKNETSTENFQKCLKLLTNKCEQSSLRVVKTIRMTTELAVTLLSTLPNLKIVYLVRDPRAIIQSRIMLNLVVEHNIQTESTELCNRMDKDMYFIEISTMKNRIHIVRYEKFARHIVSEAKELFKFVDSDFHNDIVKWIEHNSVKSTNFNPYSTSQNSTESVGRWLTQIKRETAKKVDESCVNLYKVFGYTEFDDLIEK